AGGGCGATCGCCGGTGCGGAATTACCATTGCCTTTATAGGCTCTCACCAACCACATTTGAGCCTGGGTATAGCCTGGGGTGTCAGGGGATGCCCTCTGACAGAACGCTTCTAGAGCCTGGATTGCCTGATGATAATTGCACTGCTTGAGTGCTGTACTTCCAATTTTGAGCAGCTCCTCAGGGGGCGGTGACATAGAGAGGGGAAGACAAATGCAAAAACGACTGCGGTAGAAGCCATAGCAGGGCTTTGAAGATTGAGCAGCGCTGCTCTCTGACTGCAAACACTACTGCAAGTATCGCTGAAACTTGTGCCGATGCGGTCAATCCTGGGTTCCCCTCTGCCAGCATCAGATCCAACCCATACAGATCCGACGTGCCGCGAAGGTTGTCCCCATCTCCCAATGACCTCACCATCTCCATGGGCCATCCCTCACCTCGGATTACTGGAATATCGAGTGCCCATCCTGTCAGCCCACTCCACCCTGAAGCCTAGGATTGGGGGATCTGCAAGCCGGGTGAGCAACCGCGCGATCGGGGAGTGCCAATGGATGTTAATATTTCTTTACAAAATCAGAGCCGCCTCGAAAATCTGATACCTCATGCCAGCAGAGACTGGAGTCGCTTCCAAGGTCAACAAAGCCTTCGTGCTTCAAAAAACTTCATAAAGTTTGCGCAATAAAAGTCGGTTTTAGTTCATCTAAGTTAATAAAACTGGGCTAATATTCTTCATAGGTAATTATTCTCATCTGCTTTAACAAACCTTCGTTTTCCTCTGCGTAGCGCTGACCGCGATCGATACATCCTCTACAAGTCCTGACTGGAGTTAGGAATTCATGACGACTCAATTCCCCTGGCTGACTGCCATCATTCTCCTCCCCCTGATTGCTGCCTTGCCGATCCCCCTGATGCCGGACAAGCAAGGTAAGACAATACGTTGGTATGCCTTAGGGGTTGCCCTCACTGACTTTGCTCTGATTGTTTATACCTTCTGGTACCACTACAACCTCCAAGACCCCAGCTTGCAACTGGTTGAAACCTACGCTTGGGTTCCCCAACTGGGTCTGAATTGGTCCTTAGCCATAGATGGTTTGTCCATGCCCCTGATTGTGCTGACGGGACTGGTAACCACCTTGGCAATGATGGCGGCTTGGCCCGTCACCCACAAGCCTCGGCTGTTCTACTTCTTAATGCTGGCAATGTACAGCGCCCAGATCGGCGTTTTTGCCGCCCAGGATATCCTCCTCTTCTTTCTGATGTGGGAACTGGAATTGGTGCCTGTGTACCTCCTAATTTCTATCTGGGGAGGTCAGCGTCGCTTCTATGCCGCTACTAAATTTATTCTCTACACGGCAGCGGCTTCGGTGTTCATCTTGATTGGGGGGCTGGCGATGGCCTTTTACGGAGACACCGTTACCTTTGATATGCATCAGTTGGCGCTCAAAGATTACTCCCTGACCTTTGAAGTCCTGATCTATGCAGCGTTCCTAATCGCATTTGGGGTCAAGTTACCCATCTTCCCGCTCCACACTTGGCTACCCGATGCCCACAGTGAAGCGTCTGCGCCAGTTTCGATGATTTTAGCTGGGGTGCTGTTAAAGATGGGGGGCTATGCCCTGATCCGGATGAATATTGAAATGCTGCCCGATGCCCACGTTTACTTTGCACCTGTCTTGGTGGTCTTGGGCGTAGTCAATATTATCTATGGTGCCTTAGCCTCCTTTGCCCAGAAAAATTTAAAGCGGCGGATGGCCTATTCTTCCATTTCCCATATGGGATTTGTCCTCATTGGCATTGCTGCTTACACTGAACTGGGGATGAACGGGGCTGTCTTACAAATGATGTCCCATGGCTTGATTGCGGCTGCACTGTTCTTCCTCTGTGGCATCACCTACGAGCGCACCCACACCCTGGTGATGGATGACATGGGTGGTTTGGCCCAACGGATGCCGATTGTTTTTGCCTTGTTTACGGCGGGATCACTGGCCTCCCTTGCTTTACCAGGAATGAGTGGATTTATCAGTGAATTGTCCATTTTCTTGGGCATTGCGACCAGCGAGGTTTATAGCTCGGCCTTTAAGGCAGGGGTAATTTTTCTGGCAGCAGTGGGGGTGATTCTTACTCCCGTCTATCTCCTTTCGATGCTGCGCCAAATCTTTTACGGCTCTGAGAATCCTCGGTTGACCCTTCCCCTGGGACGCTTTGATGCCAAGCCCCGAGAACTATTTATTACGGCCTGCCTGTTGCTTCCGATCATTGGAATTGGACTCTATCCGAAACTGGTCACCAATGTCTACGATGTCACAACTGTTGCCGTTGCAGCCCATGCCCGGAATGTATTGCCCCTGATTGCTCAGCAACAGCCCTTCCAGCGTTACGCTGATGCCTTCAGTGCTCCCCAGATGCCCTTGGCGGATGTTCAGGACATTGTAGGGGTAATTGATTAGCCCCATGCCTCTGTTCAACTAGCCGTG
The window above is part of the Neosynechococcus sphagnicola sy1 genome. Proteins encoded here:
- a CDS encoding NAD(P)H-quinone oxidoreductase subunit 4 encodes the protein MTTQFPWLTAIILLPLIAALPIPLMPDKQGKTIRWYALGVALTDFALIVYTFWYHYNLQDPSLQLVETYAWVPQLGLNWSLAIDGLSMPLIVLTGLVTTLAMMAAWPVTHKPRLFYFLMLAMYSAQIGVFAAQDILLFFLMWELELVPVYLLISIWGGQRRFYAATKFILYTAAASVFILIGGLAMAFYGDTVTFDMHQLALKDYSLTFEVLIYAAFLIAFGVKLPIFPLHTWLPDAHSEASAPVSMILAGVLLKMGGYALIRMNIEMLPDAHVYFAPVLVVLGVVNIIYGALASFAQKNLKRRMAYSSISHMGFVLIGIAAYTELGMNGAVLQMMSHGLIAAALFFLCGITYERTHTLVMDDMGGLAQRMPIVFALFTAGSLASLALPGMSGFISELSIFLGIATSEVYSSAFKAGVIFLAAVGVILTPVYLLSMLRQIFYGSENPRLTLPLGRFDAKPRELFITACLLLPIIGIGLYPKLVTNVYDVTTVAVAAHARNVLPLIAQQQPFQRYADAFSAPQMPLADVQDIVGVID
- a CDS encoding tetratricopeptide repeat protein is translated as MSPPPEELLKIGSTALKQCNYHQAIQALEAFCQRASPDTPGYTQAQMWLVRAYKGNGNSAPAIALCPISVMVNSKSISPSI